In Pseudomonadota bacterium, the genomic stretch GGAGAAGCGGCTGCAGGAGATCGAGCGGCTCCACGCCGAGGGCGTGAGCAATCGCGAGATCGCGCGGCGCCTGGGCGTGACCGAAAACGCGATCCGCAAGCAGGTCGGACCGACGAAGGATGCGCGGCAGTTGTCGCTGCCGGGCGCAGAGCACGCGCCGGTGATCGCCGCGATGGCTTCACCGTCCATCGTCGAGACGCCCGCGCCGGCCACGCGCAACGAAGCGCTTGCGATGCCGAGCCTCGACGACGACCCTCGCGACCGCTCGCTCGACCGCGGCATGGCGTGTCTCGGGCTCCTCGACGACGCGGCGCCTTTGTTCGCGGACGCCGAGGGCGTGTCGGGCGCGGGCGTGCTGTGCGTCTTGCCGGCACTCGTCCACGGCGGCGTGTTCCGCGTCGCGGCCAAGCTGTACGGCGGGATCGGGCCCGCGTTCTACGGCCTGCGCACAACGATGCTCGTGCTCGTGTTCATGGCGCTGTGGCGCATCAAACGCCCGGAGAGCCTCAAGGAGCGCGACCCCGCGTCGCTGGGGCTCGTGCTCGGTCTCGACCGCGCCCCCGAGGTCAAGACCGTGCGCCGCAAGCTCACGCGCCTCGCCGCACGCCACAAGGCCGCCGAGCTCGCCAAGGAGCTCGCGCGTACCCGCGTCGCGAAGCTGGGCGCCGCGGTCGGCTTCCTCTATGTCGACGGCCACGTCCGCGCCTATCACGGCGAGCGCGACATCCCCAAGGCGCACGTCGCCCGCATGCGCCTCTCCATGCCCGCCACCACCGACTACTGGGTCGGCGACACCAGAGGCGACCCGCTCTTCGTCCTCACCGCCGAGGCGAATGCCGGCATGGTCGAGATGCTCCCGCGAATCCTCCGCGAAATCCGCGGCCTCGTCGGCGACCGCCGCGTCACCGTCGTCTTCGACCGCGGCGGCTGGAGCCCCAGGCTGTTCAAGCTGCTCGTTGACGAGGGCTTCGACTTCCTCACCTACCGCAAGGGAAAGTCGGAGCTCGTCGACGAAAGCCTCTTCGCCTCACACCGCGCGGTGTTCGACGGCAGGCCCGTCGAGTACCTCCTCCACTATCAGGAGGTGGGGTTCCTCGACGACGCGCTGCGCCTGCGACAGGTCACGCGTCTTTCGGACGACGGCCACCAAACGCAAATCGTCACGAGCCGCGTCGACCTCGACGCCGCCGAGGTCGCGTTCCGCATGTTCGGGCGATGGAGACAGGAAAACTTCTTCAAGTACGGACGCGAGGAGTTCGCGCTCGACGCCCTCGCCGACTACCAAATCGAGCCCGACGACCCGACCCGCACCGTCCCCAATCCCGCGCGCCGCGACCTCGCCAAGCAGATCAAAATCGCGCGCAACGAAATCAAAGCGCTCGAGCAGGCCCTCGGCGCCGCCCTCATCGACGCGCACCGAAGCCCCCGCCCCGGAATTCCCGCCCTCGCCGACGCCCACGCCGACGCCGAGCCCAAGCTCGCAGCCGCACGCGAAAACCTCGCGCGCCTCCGCGCCGCGCTGAAACAGACCCCGGAGCGCGTCGAGATCCGCGACCTCTCCGACGGCGCCGTCGTCAAGCTCGCCGCCGAGAAGAAGAGCCTCACCAACA encodes the following:
- a CDS encoding helix-turn-helix domain-containing protein codes for the protein MENQIVLRLPPSLLESRTDVLNARCTLRTEGGRRVVVVSGVAVHGYSADDEITKRYVMVSLVEAGHATQEEVARAFGGTERTLRRMQRRFEEGGMAGLMTQCGWRPGRRRLPEKRLQEIERLHAEGVSNREIARRLGVTENAIRKQVGPTKDARQLSLPGAEHAPVIAAMASPSIVETPAPATRNEALAMPSLDDDPRDRSLDRGMACLGLLDDAAPLFADAEGVSGAGVLCVLPALVHGGVFRVAAKLYGGIGPAFYGLRTTMLVLVFMALWRIKRPESLKERDPASLGLVLGLDRAPEVKTVRRKLTRLAARHKAAELAKELARTRVAKLGAAVGFLYVDGHVRAYHGERDIPKAHVARMRLSMPATTDYWVGDTRGDPLFVLTAEANAGMVEMLPRILREIRGLVGDRRVTVVFDRGGWSPRLFKLLVDEGFDFLTYRKGKSELVDESLFASHRAVFDGRPVEYLLHYQEVGFLDDALRLRQVTRLSDDGHQTQIVTSRVDLDAAEVAFRMFGRWRQENFFKYGREEFALDALADYQIEPDDPTRTVPNPARRDLAKQIKIARNEIKALEQALGAALIDAHRSPRPGIPALADAHADAEPKLAAARENLARLRAALKQTPERVEIRDLSDGAVVKLAAEKKSLTNIIKMIAFQTESDLLALLAPAYRRAEDEGRTLLHELFSGRADLKPSATELRVVLHPLSSPHRTAALAGLCRALNETETRFPGSNLVLLFDVLPLPPSSFAFPGPRPAPEPPANDPPDI